One Streptomyces dangxiongensis genomic window, GCCGTCCTGGCGAAGAACGACGACCTGGCCGCGAGCCTGCGCGGCGACCTCGCCCGGCAGGGCGTGACCCTGGTCAACCTCCTGTCCAGCCCCGGCAGCGGCAAGACCGAACTCCTCGGCCGGGTCCTGGCCCGCGCGGTGGAGCGCGGCGTCCCGGTGGCCGCGCTCACCGCGGACCTGGCCACCGAGAACGACGCCGTCCGGCTGGCCCGCTCCGGCGCCCCCGTCCAGCAGCTCCTCACCGACGGACTGTGCCACCTGGAGGCCCGTCAGGTCCGGGCCCGGCTGGCGGGCTGGCTGCCGGGCGACACCTCCGTGCTCTTCGTGGAGAACGTCGGCAACCTGGTCTGCCCGGCCGCCTACGACCTCGGCGAGACCCTGCGCGTCGTGCTGATGGCCGTCACCGAGGGCGAGGACAAGCCGCTGAAGTACCCGACCGCGTTCGGCTCCGCCCATCTCGTGGTGATCACCAAGACCGACCTCGCCGGACCGGCCGGCTTCGACGAGAGCCTGTTCCACGAGAACGTGCACCAGGTCAACCCGGGCGTGGAGATCGTACGATCCTGCGCCCGCACCGGTTCCGGCGTCGGCACCCTGCTCGACCGCGCCCTCGCCGCCCGCGACGGAGTCCCGCCGCACCGCCCGCCGCTCGCCCCCCACCCGCACGTCCACCACCCCGATTCCGCCCCCGTCGCGTGACGGCGCCCGCCACCGGACCGGTCCGCCGCCGCATCACCGTGCGCGGCACGGTGCAGGGGGTCGGCTTCCGGCCGTACGTACACCGGCTGGCCGCCACCCTCGCCCTGCCCGGGTTCGTGAGCAACACCGCCGACGGCGTGCTCATCGAGGTCGAGGGCCCGCCGGACGAGGTGGAGCTGTTCGTCCGCCGGCTGGCCGAGCGGCCGCCCCCGCTGGCGACCGTGACCGGCGTCGGCTGCGAGGACGTCCCCGCCACCGGCGCCACCGGCCCCTTCGGCATCCGCTCCACCGAGCGGTCCCCGGGCCGCACACACCTCCCGCCCGACACGGCGACCTGCGCCGACTGCCTGCGCGAACTGGCCGACCCCGGCGACCGCCGCTACCGCCACCCCTTCCTGACCTGCACACACTGCGGCCCCCGCTTCACCGTCGCCACCGGCATGCCCTACGACCGCGCCGCCACCACCATGGCCGGCTTCCCGATGTGCTCCGCCTGCGCCCGGGAGTACGGCGACCCGGCCGACCGGCGCTTCCAC contains:
- the hypB gene encoding hydrogenase nickel incorporation protein HypB, which translates into the protein MCRSDVRQAVLAKNDDLAASLRGDLARQGVTLVNLLSSPGSGKTELLGRVLARAVERGVPVAALTADLATENDAVRLARSGAPVQQLLTDGLCHLEARQVRARLAGWLPGDTSVLFVENVGNLVCPAAYDLGETLRVVLMAVTEGEDKPLKYPTAFGSAHLVVITKTDLAGPAGFDESLFHENVHQVNPGVEIVRSCARTGSGVGTLLDRALAARDGVPPHRPPLAPHPHVHHPDSAPVA